A genomic stretch from Photobacterium atrarenae includes:
- a CDS encoding AAA family ATPase, with product MENINLEVMPGSLQILTGNNGTGKTRILSNISSKEKARIKNGSSKYNRLICLSGTVFEKYPKPDKDLTKNIKDGYYYFGYKPKNNMFSEIAPFRVFISLLLNNPHGNSKAEIAANLMKEIGFEPKIKLDFRWARNNKEKNIEFDTGVRELDINNFHSSIQELFSIKKPLNEEIIHLSKIYFYKDGGDFQISDLSSGERVFLLTILSLCFSIDEHSLILFDEPENSMHPSWQEKITKIACLIFEQYRDTSSFIIATHSPLVVSSIPNNGNKIINLSEEYGDWEDQSLSGNNSDSILKEHFNLISARSSEFTEAIQLCLKSLLTDSGSFIEERERLISMNVNLNKDDPLFDAYETIMNHEAN from the coding sequence GTGGAAAATATAAATTTAGAAGTAATGCCTGGAAGTTTACAAATCCTAACCGGAAATAATGGAACAGGTAAAACAAGAATTCTATCTAATATATCAAGTAAAGAGAAAGCTAGAATAAAAAATGGAAGTTCAAAATACAATAGGCTTATATGCTTGTCAGGAACTGTATTCGAAAAATATCCAAAACCAGATAAAGACCTGACTAAAAATATTAAGGATGGATATTATTACTTTGGTTACAAACCAAAAAATAACATGTTTTCTGAAATAGCTCCTTTTCGGGTTTTTATAAGCTTACTCCTAAATAACCCACATGGAAATAGCAAAGCAGAAATTGCAGCTAATCTAATGAAGGAAATTGGATTTGAACCAAAAATAAAATTAGACTTTAGATGGGCTAGAAACAATAAAGAAAAAAATATTGAATTTGACACAGGTGTAAGAGAGTTAGATATAAATAACTTTCATTCAAGTATACAGGAACTTTTTTCGATAAAAAAGCCATTAAATGAAGAGATCATACATTTAAGCAAGATATATTTTTATAAAGATGGCGGTGATTTTCAGATATCAGATCTTAGCTCTGGAGAACGCGTTTTTCTATTAACAATTTTATCTCTATGCTTTTCTATAGATGAACATTCACTCATTCTATTTGATGAACCAGAAAATTCTATGCATCCTAGTTGGCAGGAGAAGATTACAAAAATTGCCTGCTTGATATTTGAACAATATCGAGATACCTCAAGTTTTATAATTGCAACACATTCACCTTTAGTTGTTTCATCAATACCTAATAATGGAAATAAGATAATAAATCTCAGTGAAGAGTATGGTGATTGGGAAGATCAGTCATTGAGTGGAAATAATTCTGACTCGATATTAAAAGAGCATTTCAACTTAATTTCTGCGAGGTCTAGTGAGTTTACAGAAGCGATACAGCTGTGTTTAAAGTCATTGCTTACAGACTCCGGAAGTTTCATTGAAGAAAGAGAAAGATTAATCTCCATGAATGTTAATCTGAATAAAGATGATCCTTTATTTGACGCGTACGAGACAATTATGAATCATGAGGCTAATTAA
- a CDS encoding helix-turn-helix transcriptional regulator, giving the protein MKIEDRLIHLSELLELIGVSRSTIDRWVKAGAFPLPIQLSPEQDQKKGVKPNLRKAWRGDEVKEWIDTRPRVGVVFQEVELTKQLNEVFKR; this is encoded by the coding sequence ATGAAAATCGAAGATCGGCTCATTCATTTATCTGAGTTGTTAGAGCTTATCGGAGTGTCGCGTTCAACAATTGATCGGTGGGTAAAGGCTGGGGCATTCCCCTTACCGATTCAGCTGTCACCTGAGCAAGATCAGAAGAAAGGAGTGAAGCCAAACCTCAGAAAGGCTTGGCGGGGAGATGAAGTCAAGGAGTGGATTGATACTAGGCCAAGAGTTGGCGTGGTTTTCCAAGAAGTAGAACTCACAAAGCAACTGAATGAGGTGTTTAAAAGATGA
- a CDS encoding IS5 family transposase, translating to MGKSTYRTDNWKEYNQSLINRGSLTFWIDEEAINGWLCSEHHGNRGRGYQYSDTAIMTALMVKRLFNLSLRAVQGFMNSVFSLMKVPLTCPNYSSISKRAKTVDIPIKMPARGEIRHLAIDATGLKVFGEGEWKMKKHGKEQRRVWRKLHLAVDADTHQIICAELSLSTVTDGEVMPTLLNQTYRKIKSISGDGAYDTRLCYQAIQRKKAQPLIPPRTGAAYWEHGHPRNVAVANQRIHGSNEHWKKTSGYHSRSISETAMSRYKRLLGSALSLRDYNAQVGEALAAVRALNKLTGLGMPVTRKVS from the coding sequence ATGGGAAAAAGCACTTACCGAACAGATAACTGGAAAGAGTACAACCAATCACTGATTAACCGCGGCTCGCTGACATTCTGGATCGACGAAGAAGCGATAAACGGCTGGTTATGCTCTGAACATCACGGTAACCGTGGACGCGGCTATCAATATTCAGACACTGCGATCATGACTGCTCTCATGGTGAAGCGACTATTCAACCTGTCACTTCGTGCTGTTCAAGGTTTCATGAACTCGGTGTTTTCTCTGATGAAAGTACCACTAACATGCCCGAACTACAGCAGCATCAGCAAGCGAGCGAAAACGGTCGATATCCCCATCAAAATGCCTGCTCGGGGTGAAATTCGTCATCTAGCTATTGACGCAACTGGCCTGAAAGTATTCGGCGAAGGTGAGTGGAAAATGAAAAAGCATGGCAAAGAACAACGTCGTGTCTGGCGAAAGCTCCATCTTGCTGTTGATGCTGATACCCACCAAATTATCTGCGCAGAACTCTCGTTATCAACCGTCACCGATGGTGAAGTCATGCCAACATTACTTAACCAAACTTATCGTAAGATCAAATCAATATCAGGTGACGGCGCTTATGATACCAGGCTGTGCTATCAAGCGATTCAACGGAAGAAAGCACAGCCCCTTATCCCTCCCAGAACTGGAGCAGCATACTGGGAGCACGGTCACCCCAGAAATGTTGCGGTTGCAAACCAGCGTATTCACGGTAGCAATGAACACTGGAAAAAGACCAGTGGTTACCACAGTCGCTCAATCTCGGAAACGGCGATGTCGAGATATAAGCGACTGCTTGGTTCAGCTTTAAGCCTGCGTGATTACAACGCTCAGGTCGGAGAAGCGCTTGCTGCCGTTCGTGCGTTGAACAAGTTAACAGGGCTCGGCATGCCCGTAACTCGTAAAGTTAGCTAA
- a CDS encoding OmpA/MotB family protein, whose translation MSAIFTQKQSEQEESHWLSVSDLMAGLMMVFLFIAIALMRNAFLERDKIKNIAVAYQENQVAIYDALQAEFKKDLARWNADIDEETLTFTFKSPEVLFKEGRANINDEYKELLQDFFPRYMEVLNPFIDSINEVRIEGHTSSEWDRNTPPDEAYFKNMELSQRRTRTVLDYVYRLDNSSLDRTWIKKHFAAVGLSSSRIITRPDGSEDKGKSRRVSFRVITNSDIQIKQILESTE comes from the coding sequence ATGAGTGCAATTTTCACCCAAAAGCAAAGTGAGCAGGAAGAATCCCACTGGTTGTCTGTATCCGACCTAATGGCCGGATTGATGATGGTATTTTTGTTCATCGCCATTGCATTGATGAGAAACGCCTTCTTGGAGCGAGATAAAATCAAAAATATTGCAGTCGCCTACCAAGAGAATCAAGTCGCAATTTATGATGCTCTACAGGCTGAGTTTAAAAAAGATTTAGCTCGCTGGAACGCTGATATTGATGAAGAAACCCTAACATTCACTTTTAAGTCACCAGAAGTGTTATTTAAAGAGGGTAGAGCCAATATCAATGACGAGTACAAAGAACTTCTCCAAGATTTCTTTCCTCGATACATGGAAGTGTTGAACCCCTTTATAGACTCGATCAATGAGGTACGTATTGAGGGCCATACCAGCAGCGAATGGGATAGAAACACTCCACCTGATGAAGCATATTTTAAGAATATGGAATTGTCACAGAGACGCACCCGAACTGTTCTTGATTATGTTTATCGCTTAGATAACAGCTCACTCGATAGAACTTGGATAAAAAAACACTTCGCAGCTGTTGGGCTGTCCTCATCACGGATAATCACCCGCCCCGACGGCAGCGAAGATAAAGGAAAATCACGCCGCGTCAGCTTCCGAGTGATTACAAACTCTGATATTCAAATTAAGCAGATTCTGGAAAGCACCGAATGA
- a CDS encoding HNH endonuclease has translation MKIDVNLSQLWACVEKMGAQAVSFDVGEVWNESDLEFDAQLSSSGIDINLDELESEQGLLSARGRQVILFIPDQGFCLDEVTEDPSKGRKFHVTDCQTLNNMRRKNRFERYKVTNNLSGQFPVFGTSKFGELKETELPLNVCRNCLKKLNYKGVNNISRSEVNSLVDSFNIEEFFSTYSSLFSRLPSQHVNEANKGYSADFKKISDRIRAKASYICQHCKVDLSSDKRLLHTHHINGDKANNADNNLVALCADCHRKEPFHGHMCIKHSDTLRINHLRNEQGVYSNCDWPSVKCKADPALHGVLDYAEKKGYTAPEVAYSLRTDDKADHIVLELAWPHRKFGVMLNNPSFIKGWRIIDLTEAMEFFSRPHKSR, from the coding sequence ATGAAGATAGACGTCAATCTAAGCCAGCTTTGGGCTTGCGTAGAGAAGATGGGGGCTCAAGCTGTATCGTTTGATGTGGGAGAAGTGTGGAATGAAAGCGATCTTGAATTCGACGCTCAACTAAGCAGCTCCGGCATTGATATCAACTTAGATGAGCTTGAGTCGGAACAGGGGCTGCTCAGTGCCCGTGGCCGCCAAGTTATTTTGTTCATTCCAGATCAAGGCTTCTGCCTTGATGAGGTGACTGAAGACCCATCTAAAGGCAGAAAATTTCATGTTACTGATTGCCAAACACTGAACAACATGCGACGAAAGAACCGCTTCGAGAGATATAAAGTCACCAATAATTTATCTGGACAGTTTCCTGTATTCGGCACTAGTAAGTTTGGAGAGCTCAAAGAGACTGAACTCCCGTTGAATGTTTGTCGTAACTGCCTAAAAAAACTCAACTATAAAGGGGTAAACAACATATCTAGAAGTGAAGTCAATTCGCTTGTGGATAGCTTCAATATTGAAGAGTTTTTTTCGACGTATAGTTCCTTATTCTCTCGCTTACCCAGTCAGCATGTAAACGAAGCAAACAAAGGCTACTCAGCAGACTTTAAAAAGATATCAGACAGGATACGTGCCAAGGCTAGCTACATATGTCAGCACTGCAAAGTGGACCTGTCATCAGATAAGCGCCTGTTACATACTCATCATATCAATGGAGATAAAGCAAATAACGCTGATAATAACCTTGTGGCGCTGTGTGCTGACTGCCACCGCAAAGAACCATTTCATGGACATATGTGCATTAAACACTCGGATACCCTGCGCATTAATCACCTAAGAAACGAACAAGGCGTATACAGTAATTGTGACTGGCCAAGTGTGAAGTGTAAAGCTGACCCTGCACTGCATGGTGTTTTGGACTATGCTGAAAAGAAAGGCTATACAGCACCTGAAGTTGCATATTCGTTGAGAACTGACGACAAAGCTGACCACATAGTTCTTGAGCTTGCTTGGCCTCATCGTAAATTTGGCGTTATGTTGAACAATCCATCATTCATCAAGGGCTGGCGCATAATTGATTTGACGGAAGCAATGGAGTTTTTCAGCAGACCGCATAAGAGCAGATGA